In Nocardioides sp. JQ2195, a genomic segment contains:
- a CDS encoding amino acid ABC transporter ATP-binding protein, whose protein sequence is MVVLDGVNKWYGELHVLQDINLTIKRGEVVVVIGPSGSGKSTLCRAINRLESIQKGSITLDGKPLPEEGKALAALRADVGMVFQSFNLFAHKTILQNVTLGPIKVRGTKKAAAAERAKELLDRVGIGHQAAKFPAQLSGGQQQRVAIARALAMDPKVMLFDEPTSALDPEMIAEVLDVMVDLAKQGMTMVVVTHEMGFARTAADRVIFMADGAIVEENTPEEFFTNPQSDRAKDFLGKILKH, encoded by the coding sequence TTGGTCGTGCTCGACGGCGTGAACAAGTGGTACGGCGAGCTGCACGTGCTCCAGGACATCAACCTGACGATCAAGCGCGGCGAGGTGGTCGTGGTGATCGGGCCGTCGGGCTCCGGCAAGTCGACGTTGTGCCGGGCCATCAACCGCCTCGAGTCGATCCAGAAAGGATCGATCACTCTCGACGGCAAGCCACTCCCCGAGGAGGGCAAGGCACTGGCCGCCCTGCGCGCTGATGTCGGCATGGTGTTCCAGAGCTTCAACCTGTTCGCCCACAAGACCATCCTGCAGAACGTCACCCTCGGCCCGATCAAGGTCCGCGGGACCAAGAAGGCCGCGGCCGCAGAACGCGCCAAGGAGCTCCTCGACCGCGTGGGCATCGGCCACCAGGCTGCCAAGTTCCCGGCCCAGCTCTCCGGAGGCCAGCAACAGCGCGTGGCCATCGCGCGGGCCCTGGCGATGGATCCGAAGGTGATGCTCTTCGACGAGCCGACCTCGGCGCTCGACCCCGAGATGATCGCGGAGGTCCTCGACGTCATGGTCGACCTGGCCAAGCAGGGCATGACGATGGTCGTGGTCACCCACGAGATGGGTTTCGCGCGCACGGCGGCAGACCGGGTGATCTTCATGGCCGACGGCGCCATCGTCGAGGAGAACACCCCGGAGGAGTTCTTCACCAATCCACAATCCGATCGCGCCAAGGACTTCCTCGGCAAGATCCTCAAGCACTGA
- a CDS encoding type IV toxin-antitoxin system AbiEi family antitoxin domain-containing protein yields the protein MKRLQRLLNEQDGVVSRQQIRALGLTDNDLRRFLRRRELVQVHPGVYVNHTGPLTWHQRAWAAVHHAWPAALSHGSALRAAQGPGRRNDMDDDPIDVALGHRRTIVQRDGVILHRMVGLSSRVQWNRSPPRLRIEQAVLDLAAESASELDAVAVLAGAVSARQTTASRLLHALGQRKKIARRRFLADVLVDVAEGTCSVLEHGYLTRVERPHGLPTAVRQAIDLSRGTLYRDVLYEDFDQVVELDGRVFHSGAQNRDRDLRRDLDAAVDGLNGVRLGWGQVFGDPCATARKVALILQRQGWSGEPTPCTSCRPARSRDSDRDTRGLQSPGDSESRANPPTSASGPEHAA from the coding sequence ATGAAACGCTTGCAACGACTGCTCAACGAGCAGGACGGCGTGGTGAGCCGTCAACAGATCCGTGCGCTCGGGCTGACCGACAACGACCTGCGCCGGTTCCTGCGCAGGCGTGAGCTCGTTCAAGTTCATCCGGGCGTCTACGTGAACCACACCGGCCCCTTGACCTGGCACCAGCGGGCGTGGGCCGCGGTCCACCATGCCTGGCCTGCTGCGCTGTCCCACGGCTCGGCCCTCCGCGCCGCACAGGGGCCGGGGCGCCGCAACGACATGGACGACGACCCGATCGACGTCGCCCTGGGACACCGCCGCACCATCGTGCAGCGAGACGGCGTGATCCTGCACCGCATGGTCGGGCTCTCGTCGCGGGTGCAGTGGAACCGCTCCCCACCTCGGCTGCGGATCGAGCAGGCGGTGCTCGACCTGGCCGCCGAGTCAGCGAGCGAGCTCGACGCCGTGGCGGTGCTGGCCGGCGCGGTCTCCGCACGCCAGACAACGGCGTCGCGGCTCCTCCACGCACTGGGGCAACGCAAGAAGATCGCCCGCCGCAGGTTCCTGGCCGACGTGCTGGTCGATGTCGCCGAAGGCACCTGCTCGGTCCTCGAGCACGGCTACCTGACGCGCGTCGAACGACCTCACGGGCTGCCCACCGCGGTCCGTCAGGCGATCGACCTGAGCCGCGGCACCCTCTATCGCGACGTGCTCTACGAAGACTTCGACCAGGTCGTCGAGCTCGATGGACGGGTCTTCCACTCAGGTGCCCAGAACCGCGATCGGGATCTCCGCCGCGACCTCGATGCCGCGGTCGACGGGCTCAACGGTGTTCGGCTCGGCTGGGGCCAGGTCTTCGGTGATCCGTGCGCCACCGCACGCAAGGTCGCCCTCATCCTGCAACGACAGGGCTGGTCCGGCGAACCCACGCCGTGCACCAGCTGCAGGCCGGCCAGGTCACGCGACTCAGACCGGGACACGCGTGGATTGCAGTCACCTGGTGACAGTGAATCGCGCGCAAACCCGCCAACGTCGGCCTCGGGACCTGAGCACGCCGCGTGA
- the miaB gene encoding tRNA (N6-isopentenyl adenosine(37)-C2)-methylthiotransferase MiaB, translated as MTEAITGASTAAPRTYEVRTYGCQMNVHDSERLTGLLETAGYAAAPSGEQADVVVFNTCAVRENADNKLYGNLSHLAPIKAKNPDLQIAVGGCLAQKDRATITEKAPYVDVVFGTHNIGSLPVLLERARVQQEAQVEILESLEVFPSTLPTKRDSAYAAWVSISVGCNNTCTFCIVPALRGKEKDRRPGEILAEVEALVADGVTEVTLLGQNVNAYGVEFGDRQAFSKLLRACGEIEGLERVRFTSPHPAEFTDDVIEAMAETPNVMPQLHMPLQSGSDKVLREMKRSYRQKKFLGIIERVRAAIPDAAITTDIIVGFPGETEEDFLETLHVVREARFSGAFTFQYSKRPGTPAATLDDQVAPEAVADRYQRLVAVVNEIAWEENKALVGTTVELMVAEGEGRKDSATHRLSGRGPDNRLVHFNPAVVEERGTSALRDGSSLASSGTNSRPLRPGDMVTVTITQAAPHHLIADQAVQSVRRTRAGDAWEGRSSAPKGVGLGMPSIGVPAPLPDAPSCSPA; from the coding sequence ATGACTGAGGCAATCACCGGGGCAAGCACCGCGGCACCACGCACCTACGAAGTCCGCACCTACGGGTGCCAGATGAACGTCCACGACTCCGAGCGGCTGACCGGGCTGCTCGAGACCGCCGGGTACGCCGCCGCTCCTTCCGGCGAGCAGGCCGACGTCGTCGTCTTCAACACCTGTGCGGTGCGCGAGAACGCCGACAACAAGCTCTACGGCAACCTCTCGCACCTCGCGCCGATCAAGGCGAAGAACCCCGACCTCCAGATCGCCGTCGGCGGTTGCCTGGCGCAGAAGGACCGCGCCACGATCACCGAGAAGGCGCCCTACGTCGACGTCGTCTTCGGCACCCACAACATCGGCTCGCTGCCGGTGCTGCTCGAGCGCGCCCGGGTGCAGCAGGAGGCGCAGGTCGAGATCCTCGAGTCGCTCGAGGTGTTCCCCTCCACGCTGCCGACCAAGCGCGACTCGGCGTACGCCGCGTGGGTGTCGATCTCGGTCGGCTGCAACAACACCTGCACGTTCTGCATCGTGCCGGCCCTGCGCGGCAAGGAGAAGGACCGTCGTCCCGGCGAGATCCTCGCCGAGGTCGAGGCCCTGGTCGCCGACGGCGTCACCGAGGTCACCCTTCTCGGGCAGAACGTCAATGCGTACGGCGTCGAGTTCGGCGACCGCCAGGCGTTCTCGAAGCTGCTCCGCGCCTGTGGCGAGATCGAGGGTCTCGAGCGGGTGCGGTTCACCTCGCCGCACCCCGCGGAGTTCACCGACGACGTCATCGAGGCGATGGCCGAGACTCCCAACGTGATGCCGCAGCTGCACATGCCGCTGCAGTCCGGTTCCGACAAGGTGCTTCGTGAGATGAAGCGCTCCTATCGCCAGAAGAAGTTCCTCGGCATCATCGAACGGGTGCGCGCTGCCATTCCGGACGCTGCGATCACCACCGACATCATCGTGGGCTTCCCCGGCGAGACCGAGGAGGACTTCCTCGAGACGCTCCACGTCGTGCGTGAGGCCCGCTTCTCGGGCGCCTTCACCTTCCAGTACTCCAAGCGTCCCGGCACGCCGGCGGCCACGCTCGACGACCAGGTCGCGCCCGAGGCGGTGGCGGATCGCTACCAGCGCCTTGTCGCGGTCGTGAACGAGATCGCCTGGGAGGAGAACAAGGCGCTCGTCGGCACCACCGTCGAGCTGATGGTGGCCGAGGGCGAGGGCCGCAAGGACTCCGCCACCCACCGGCTCTCCGGGCGAGGTCCCGACAACCGGCTCGTGCACTTCAACCCAGCGGTGGTTGAGGAGCGAGGAACGAGCGCCCTTCGAGACGGCTCGTCCCTCGCCTCCTCAGGAACCAACTCGAGACCACTCCGCCCCGGCGACATGGTCACGGTGACGATCACCCAGGCGGCCCCGCACCACTTGATCGCCGACCAGGCGGTGCAGTCCGTGCGCCGGACCCGCGCCGGCGATGCGTGGGAGGGTCGCTCGTCCGCCCCCAAGGGCGTGGGTCTCGGCATGCCGTCGATCGGGGTTCCCGCGCCGTTGCCGGATGCGCCCTCCTGCTCGCCGGCGTGA